The Acidobacteriota bacterium genome has a segment encoding these proteins:
- a CDS encoding formate--tetrahydrofolate ligase codes for MSPKTLPSDIEIAQKAKLLPIEKVASKLDLGKDEYEPYGHHIAKVRLSAIEKRKNKPDGNLILVTAMTPTPMGEGKTLTTIGLAQALTKLGLKTLVAIREPSMGPVFGIKGGAAGGGNSQVVPMENINLHFTGDLHALTSATNLLAALIDNHIHFGNALDIDLKYVLWNRAMDMNERALRNVVVALGGTTNGVPRADAFDITVASETMAIFCLASDVPDLKKRLGNILVAYNRKGEPVTADKLKVHGAMAVLLRDALQPNLVQTLEGVPAFVHGGPFANIAHGCNSLIATRLALKTADYVVTEAGFGADLGAEKFFDIKCRAGNLKPRATVLVATMRALRWHGGAARDEVLKPNLDAVKRGIVNLEKHIENIGKFGVPCVVALNRFTQDTDEEIKWVLSHVKGLGAEIALSEVWEKGGEGGLDLGRSVMEATKKKSKFSPIYDVKESIPDKINKIATAIYGASGVEISPAAKKMIARLESFGLDKLPVCMAKTQYSLTDNPKVLGRPTDFTIQVPRIRPSAGAGFLVALTGEIMTMPGLPRVPCAEAIDLDDKGRIKGLF; via the coding sequence ATGAGCCCAAAAACGCTTCCATCAGACATTGAAATAGCCCAGAAGGCGAAATTACTTCCCATCGAGAAGGTGGCTTCGAAGCTGGATCTCGGCAAGGACGAATATGAGCCCTACGGCCACCACATAGCCAAGGTGCGGCTCTCGGCCATCGAGAAACGGAAAAACAAGCCCGACGGGAATCTTATTCTTGTTACGGCCATGACGCCCACGCCGATGGGCGAGGGCAAGACCCTTACGACCATCGGGCTGGCGCAGGCGCTCACCAAGCTGGGGCTGAAGACGCTCGTGGCGATTCGCGAGCCTTCGATGGGCCCCGTCTTCGGCATCAAGGGCGGCGCGGCGGGCGGCGGCAATAGCCAGGTGGTGCCGATGGAGAACATCAACCTCCACTTCACGGGCGATTTGCATGCCCTCACCTCCGCGACGAACCTTCTTGCGGCCCTCATCGACAACCACATCCACTTCGGCAACGCCCTCGACATCGACCTCAAGTACGTTCTCTGGAATCGGGCCATGGACATGAACGAGCGCGCCCTGCGCAACGTCGTCGTCGCCCTGGGGGGAACCACGAACGGCGTCCCCCGCGCGGACGCTTTCGACATCACGGTGGCCTCGGAGACGATGGCCATTTTCTGCCTGGCTTCGGATGTGCCGGATCTCAAGAAGCGCCTGGGGAACATCCTCGTAGCCTACAACCGCAAGGGCGAGCCTGTCACCGCGGATAAGTTGAAGGTGCACGGCGCCATGGCGGTCCTCTTGCGCGACGCGCTCCAACCCAACCTCGTCCAGACGCTCGAGGGCGTGCCCGCCTTCGTGCACGGCGGCCCGTTCGCCAACATCGCCCACGGCTGCAACAGCCTCATCGCCACCCGGCTGGCGCTGAAGACCGCCGACTACGTGGTCACGGAGGCCGGCTTCGGGGCGGACCTGGGCGCCGAGAAATTTTTCGACATCAAGTGCCGCGCCGGGAACCTCAAGCCGCGCGCCACGGTGCTTGTGGCCACCATGCGCGCCCTGCGCTGGCACGGCGGCGCCGCGCGCGACGAGGTGCTGAAGCCGAACCTCGACGCCGTGAAGCGCGGAATCGTGAACCTCGAGAAACACATCGAGAACATCGGGAAGTTCGGCGTCCCCTGCGTGGTCGCCCTCAACCGCTTCACCCAGGATACCGACGAGGAGATCAAATGGGTGCTTTCCCATGTCAAGGGCCTCGGCGCGGAAATAGCCCTGTCGGAAGTGTGGGAAAAGGGAGGCGAAGGCGGGCTCGACCTCGGCCGCAGCGTCATGGAGGCCACGAAGAAAAAGTCGAAGTTCAGCCCCATCTACGACGTCAAGGAATCGATTCCCGACAAGATCAACAAGATCGCCACCGCGATCTACGGAGCCTCGGGCGTCGAGATCAGCCCCGCCGCCAAGAAGATGATCGCCCGCCTCGAGTCCTTCGGCCTCGACAAGCTCCCGGTCTGCATGGCGAAAACGCAGTACAGCCTCACCGACAACCCGAAGGTTCTCGGCCGCCCGACCGACTTCACCATCCAGGTCCCCCGCATCCGGCCGAGCGCCGGCGCCGGCTTCCTGGTGGCCCTCACGGGCGAAATCATGACCATGCCGGGCCTTCCGCGCGTCCCGTGCGCCGAGGCCATCGACCTCGACGACAAGGGCCGGATCAAAGGGCTGTTCTAG
- a CDS encoding fused MFS/spermidine synthase, translating into MSIRERWLLGLCFFASGATSLALEVVWAKELSYVLGNTLCAVSTVVAAFMVGLCLGSGLAGRYAKLVRTPLMAYAVMEWGIALCGMASIPLFRSTEPLFRVLYNALEPGHGTFLLARFAVVFVVMMVPVTLMGMTLPVVVGAYGRRKKRYDFEAGILYGVNTLGAVTGTLAAGFVLVPWLGLWKTCVAVGMTDGVVGVAAWLIHRRVGAITDVRSREAAEAKGIKQRKKPEGERGEKAGQKGWTGMQKLIGGVFLVSGAVAMVYEVGWCRLLALVLGPSVHAFSVMLAMFLAGVGLGSVAAARCVQKVKRPLMVMAGMEAAIGLTALGTMAFYNELPKWYFTLFRTMVSGKGVEWSIVAQGVIAGMVVLLPTLGMGALFPVVVRVFREAAREGMRPESNVGGLYVLNTAGGVVGSLVAGFWLVPGIGMWRTVLIASGLSVVLGIILCMAAHEVRIVPKTAFAFTAALATVVGIAILPGWDALLLNQGFYREMRRAKEFDKRKILEGQSMLYYREGINTTVAILRFPGTVSLRISGKVDASSHAADLYTQFLSGQLPMLFARNPRRVAVIGFGSGMTTGTMLRYPFIESLDIVEIEESVMEGSTLYFKFLNHDPVADSRTRLILEDGRIQMTYTDKVYDVITSEPSNPWIAGIANLFTVDFYKLVRARLAPDGVFCQWFQLYEVSEETFKAVLATLHEVFPHVAVFMTRSGDSLTLASREPIAIPWETLEERFNREYVREAFYDFKIQNPLELLFFFLAGTDGVEKYIADTVERNTDDNAWLEHRMPYDFFNMGLQDIGSELVKRFAKSRAADLKKTVPGIPMEEAVEAIINFMYLSGFEVRGDSEIFDYWQYWRGPIVSGFHDAFEEEGNEAMVENIGAWKEEGEKRRKAFLRATIAVARALKNLQLQQKSVRPKTLVKEALAMVPDLPDALLASGIFALEEKDYAQAEEYFRRTLEYRWSNSYHSAAIGLAEALEKQGRLNEALIYARIAKKKNPYYPQAFELEARLLHRQGETESALKLLKEGLFYNPDEVTLLKARRDFGARRPLASNLRKHATPRYDAFGSGAREEDSGMASARTAL; encoded by the coding sequence ATGAGCATTCGCGAGAGGTGGCTGCTTGGTCTGTGCTTCTTCGCCTCGGGAGCGACGAGCCTCGCTCTCGAAGTCGTCTGGGCCAAGGAGCTCTCCTACGTTCTCGGCAACACCCTCTGCGCCGTCTCCACCGTCGTAGCCGCCTTCATGGTCGGCCTCTGCCTCGGAAGCGGCCTCGCCGGACGCTACGCAAAGCTCGTCCGCACCCCCCTGATGGCCTACGCCGTGATGGAGTGGGGCATCGCCCTCTGCGGAATGGCCTCCATCCCTCTGTTCCGCTCGACCGAGCCTCTGTTTCGGGTGCTCTACAACGCCCTGGAGCCCGGGCACGGAACGTTCCTGCTGGCGCGCTTCGCGGTGGTGTTCGTGGTGATGATGGTGCCGGTGACGCTGATGGGGATGACGCTCCCGGTGGTGGTGGGGGCGTACGGTAGGAGGAAGAAGAGGTACGATTTCGAGGCGGGGATTCTCTACGGGGTGAACACGCTGGGAGCGGTGACGGGGACGCTGGCGGCGGGGTTTGTGCTGGTGCCGTGGCTCGGGTTGTGGAAGACGTGCGTGGCGGTGGGGATGACGGACGGCGTGGTGGGCGTGGCGGCGTGGTTGATACACCGGCGGGTGGGAGCCATCACGGATGTGCGATCACGGGAAGCCGCGGAGGCAAAGGGAATCAAGCAGAGGAAAAAGCCTGAAGGAGAAAGAGGGGAAAAGGCGGGGCAAAAAGGGTGGACGGGAATGCAGAAATTGATCGGGGGGGTATTTCTGGTGTCGGGAGCGGTAGCGATGGTGTACGAGGTGGGGTGGTGCCGGCTGCTGGCGCTGGTGCTGGGGCCGAGCGTGCACGCGTTTTCGGTGATGCTGGCGATGTTCCTGGCGGGAGTGGGACTGGGAAGCGTGGCGGCCGCGAGGTGCGTGCAGAAAGTGAAGAGGCCGTTGATGGTGATGGCGGGAATGGAGGCGGCGATTGGACTGACGGCGCTAGGGACGATGGCGTTCTACAACGAGTTGCCGAAGTGGTATTTTACTTTGTTCCGGACGATGGTAAGCGGAAAGGGAGTGGAGTGGAGCATCGTCGCGCAGGGAGTCATCGCGGGGATGGTGGTCCTGTTGCCGACTTTGGGTATGGGTGCGCTGTTTCCGGTGGTGGTGAGGGTGTTTCGGGAGGCGGCGAGAGAAGGAATGAGGCCGGAGAGCAACGTGGGAGGGTTGTACGTGCTGAACACGGCGGGAGGGGTCGTGGGAAGTTTGGTTGCGGGGTTTTGGCTGGTGCCTGGGATAGGGATGTGGAGGACAGTGCTGATAGCGAGCGGGTTGAGCGTGGTGTTGGGGATCATCCTGTGCATGGCCGCGCATGAGGTGAGGATAGTTCCCAAGACAGCGTTCGCCTTTACCGCCGCCCTCGCCACGGTTGTGGGCATTGCGATTCTTCCCGGTTGGGACGCGCTTCTTCTCAACCAAGGATTCTATCGTGAAATGCGTCGTGCGAAAGAATTCGACAAAAGGAAAATACTTGAGGGACAGTCGATGCTTTATTACCGCGAGGGCATCAACACGACCGTGGCGATTCTAAGATTCCCGGGCACCGTCAGTCTGAGGATATCGGGTAAGGTGGATGCCAGTTCACACGCCGCAGATCTTTACACGCAATTTCTCAGCGGGCAGCTTCCGATGCTGTTCGCCCGCAATCCCCGCCGCGTAGCCGTCATCGGTTTCGGAAGCGGCATGACTACCGGAACCATGCTCCGCTATCCCTTCATCGAATCGCTCGACATCGTGGAGATCGAGGAAAGCGTCATGGAAGGCTCGACCCTGTATTTCAAGTTCCTCAACCACGATCCCGTTGCCGATTCCCGCACGCGCCTGATACTCGAAGACGGGCGCATCCAGATGACTTACACGGACAAAGTGTACGACGTGATAACGTCGGAGCCTTCCAATCCGTGGATTGCAGGAATTGCCAATCTCTTTACGGTTGATTTTTACAAGCTGGTACGCGCGCGGTTGGCGCCCGACGGCGTCTTCTGCCAATGGTTTCAGCTTTACGAGGTCTCCGAGGAAACGTTCAAGGCCGTACTGGCAACCCTGCATGAAGTCTTTCCGCACGTAGCCGTCTTCATGACAAGATCGGGCGATTCGCTGACCCTCGCTTCGCGTGAGCCGATCGCGATCCCGTGGGAGACTCTCGAGGAGCGTTTCAACCGGGAATATGTCCGCGAAGCGTTTTACGACTTCAAGATTCAGAATCCCCTCGAACTTCTCTTCTTCTTTCTCGCCGGTACGGACGGGGTGGAAAAATACATAGCCGATACGGTGGAGCGCAACACGGACGACAACGCGTGGCTGGAGCACCGGATGCCTTACGACTTCTTCAATATGGGATTGCAGGACATAGGGTCGGAACTTGTCAAGCGGTTCGCAAAAAGCAGGGCGGCCGATCTTAAGAAGACGGTACCCGGCATACCCATGGAGGAAGCCGTGGAGGCAATCATCAATTTCATGTATTTATCCGGATTCGAGGTGCGTGGCGACTCCGAGATCTTCGACTACTGGCAGTATTGGCGCGGGCCGATTGTCTCGGGATTCCATGATGCTTTTGAAGAAGAAGGCAACGAGGCGATGGTGGAAAACATAGGTGCGTGGAAAGAGGAAGGCGAAAAGCGAAGGAAGGCTTTCTTGCGTGCCACAATCGCCGTTGCACGGGCGCTCAAGAATCTCCAATTGCAGCAGAAGTCGGTGCGGCCCAAAACGCTCGTAAAAGAAGCCTTAGCCATGGTGCCCGATCTTCCGGATGCCTTGCTTGCCTCGGGAATATTCGCTCTCGAGGAAAAAGATTACGCGCAGGCGGAAGAATATTTTCGCAGAACGCTGGAATATCGCTGGAGCAACTCGTACCATAGCGCGGCAATCGGACTGGCCGAGGCGCTTGAAAAGCAGGGGCGTTTGAATGAGGCCCTGATCTACGCGCGAATCGCGAAGAAAAAGAATCCGTACTACCCGCAAGCCTTCGAGCTCGAAGCCCGCCTGCTCCACCGCCAGGGCGAAACGGAATCGGCCTTGAAGCTTCTGAAGGAGGGGCTCTTCTACAATCCGGACGAAGTCACGTTGCTGAAGGCACGGAGGGATTTCGGCGCCAGGCGCCCCCTCGCAAGCAACCTTCGCAAACACGCAACCCCTCGCTACGACGCCTTTGGCTCGGGAGCGCGCGAAGAGGACTCCGGGATGGCCTCTGCTAGAACAGCCCTTTGA
- a CDS encoding electron transfer flavoprotein-ubiquinone oxidoreductase produces MSKGNDVRREVLDADVLFVGGGPASLAGAVRLKQLVDAHNAAVEGGEKQGGRLDPVILVIEKGAHMGAHGISGAVMDPRALEELLPDHMERGFPLESRVTSDDVAYLTKRRAWKLPFVPRFLDNRGHYVVSLSRVAAWLSKQAEAMDVQVFPEFAGARPLLETCPDACVGGKRLIGVRTGDKGVGADGKRKANFEPGVDIHAEVTVVGEGPRGTITKVLADELKLDAGKNPQVYSIGVKEVWEVRPENHEKGRVLHTMGWPLGGSVYGGAFVYHMDKNLVSLGLVVGLDYANPYLDPQVELQRLKRHPRIAKVLEGGECVQYGAKTIPEGGWFSVPRLYGEGFMLAGDSAGLLDSRRLKGIHLAMKSGMLAAETAFETLVEKDSSARVLSRYAGRVERSWIKEELWPVRNFHQCFKGGLLQGIVRSSLHSLLGGRGFLKRLPTRPDPSYYGRAGDFDPACAVDKYDDRLTFDKPKCVYLSGAIHSEDQPAHLHVADTEVCVTRCREEFKNPCERFCPAKVYEIVEDAGAPRGLRLQINFSNCVHCKTCDIKDPYQIITWVTPEGGGGPRYSVL; encoded by the coding sequence ATGAGCAAGGGAAACGACGTCCGGCGCGAAGTCCTCGACGCGGACGTGCTGTTCGTGGGAGGGGGGCCGGCGTCCCTCGCGGGGGCAGTGCGGCTGAAGCAGCTGGTGGACGCGCACAACGCGGCCGTCGAGGGCGGCGAGAAGCAGGGCGGGCGCCTCGACCCCGTTATCCTGGTCATCGAGAAGGGCGCGCACATGGGGGCGCACGGCATCTCGGGCGCCGTCATGGACCCGAGGGCGCTGGAGGAGCTTCTTCCCGACCACATGGAGAGAGGCTTTCCCCTCGAAAGCAGGGTCACCTCCGACGACGTGGCCTACCTGACGAAGCGGCGCGCGTGGAAATTGCCCTTCGTGCCGCGTTTTCTGGACAACCGCGGCCATTACGTCGTGTCGCTCTCGCGCGTGGCGGCGTGGCTATCCAAGCAGGCCGAGGCGATGGACGTCCAGGTTTTTCCGGAGTTCGCGGGCGCCCGGCCCCTTCTCGAAACTTGTCCCGACGCCTGCGTCGGGGGCAAGCGCCTCATCGGCGTGCGCACGGGCGACAAGGGCGTCGGCGCCGACGGGAAGCGCAAGGCGAACTTCGAGCCGGGCGTGGACATCCACGCCGAGGTCACGGTCGTGGGGGAGGGCCCGCGCGGCACGATTACGAAAGTGCTCGCGGACGAGCTGAAGCTCGACGCGGGGAAAAACCCGCAGGTGTATTCCATAGGCGTCAAGGAGGTGTGGGAGGTCAGGCCCGAAAACCACGAGAAGGGCCGCGTGCTCCACACCATGGGCTGGCCGTTGGGGGGGAGCGTCTACGGCGGCGCCTTCGTCTATCACATGGACAAGAATCTCGTCTCGCTCGGCCTGGTCGTCGGCCTCGACTACGCGAACCCTTACCTCGACCCGCAGGTCGAGCTCCAGCGCCTCAAGCGCCATCCCCGCATCGCGAAAGTGCTCGAGGGGGGGGAATGCGTCCAGTACGGCGCGAAGACCATCCCGGAGGGCGGGTGGTTCTCGGTGCCGCGCCTCTACGGCGAGGGCTTCATGCTCGCGGGCGACAGCGCCGGTCTTCTCGACTCGCGTCGCCTGAAGGGCATCCACCTCGCCATGAAGAGCGGCATGCTCGCGGCGGAGACGGCGTTCGAGACGCTCGTCGAGAAGGATTCCTCAGCCCGGGTGCTCTCGCGCTACGCCGGGCGCGTCGAGCGGAGCTGGATCAAAGAGGAACTCTGGCCCGTGCGCAACTTCCACCAGTGCTTCAAGGGCGGCCTGCTCCAGGGAATTGTCCGCTCATCGCTCCACTCGCTGCTCGGGGGCCGGGGTTTCCTAAAGCGCCTTCCTACGAGGCCCGACCCCTCGTACTACGGCAGGGCCGGGGATTTCGACCCGGCGTGCGCCGTGGACAAGTACGACGACCGCCTGACGTTCGACAAGCCGAAGTGCGTCTATCTCTCGGGCGCCATTCACAGCGAGGACCAGCCCGCCCACCTTCACGTCGCCGACACGGAGGTTTGCGTCACGCGCTGCCGCGAGGAATTCAAGAATCCCTGCGAGCGGTTCTGCCCGGCGAAGGTCTACGAGATCGTCGAGGACGCGGGCGCGCCGCGGGGCCTGCGCCTGCAGATTAATTTCTCGAACTGCGTCCACTGCAAGACCTGCGACATCAAGGACCCCTACCAGATAATCACCTGGGTGACGCCCGAGGGCGGCGGCGGCCCGAGGTACAGCGTGCTTTAG
- a CDS encoding WG repeat-containing protein yields MNTLKGIGIDSTIVGLGPRNVLQIVLCVLCIAFLTISCVEKKTGNALPEAHAEGAVDEKEEPCEGHDHADKDTNSTDTPRIELRGKYSEGLAPALIAHHPDSGIEIGMGYVNLDGEVVIDGRFYQPGDFSEGLARVVSMENEKVGFIDKKGNWVVEPQFIPHALESCGPDPELEYFSEGRALVYTEEACGFIDKTGKFVIGPKFTQAGKFSDGLAPFINLVKDEEDESGRRVMDWEAGYIDREGNVVIEPKFEWALSFSEGLAAVEINDKWGFIDKTGEFVIPPKFPVVYGEYTNPGPFKDGKATITTENGYGTIDRTGKFVDEAAE; encoded by the coding sequence ATGAATACGCTCAAAGGGATCGGGATCGATTCTACAATTGTGGGCCTTGGGCCACGGAACGTGCTGCAAATCGTTCTTTGCGTGCTTTGCATCGCATTCCTGACGATCAGTTGCGTCGAGAAGAAAACAGGGAATGCGCTTCCAGAGGCGCACGCGGAGGGTGCGGTGGACGAGAAGGAAGAGCCATGCGAGGGGCACGACCACGCCGACAAGGACACAAATTCCACGGACACACCACGCATCGAATTGCGTGGGAAGTATTCCGAAGGCCTGGCTCCAGCACTGATAGCCCATCATCCTGATAGTGGCATTGAAATCGGAATGGGTTACGTGAACTTAGACGGGGAAGTTGTGATAGACGGAAGGTTCTATCAGCCGGGAGATTTTTCAGAGGGGTTGGCCCGTGTCGTGTCAATGGAAAACGAGAAGGTGGGATTTATCGACAAGAAAGGCAACTGGGTGGTCGAGCCTCAATTCATTCCTCATGCGCTTGAGTCTTGCGGTCCCGACCCAGAGCTTGAGTATTTCTCGGAAGGCCGCGCGCTTGTTTACACGGAGGAAGCGTGTGGCTTTATCGACAAGACCGGAAAATTCGTGATCGGCCCGAAGTTCACTCAAGCGGGGAAGTTCTCGGATGGCCTTGCACCCTTCATCAACCTCGTGAAGGACGAAGAGGATGAAAGCGGACGACGTGTCATGGACTGGGAAGCCGGATACATCGATCGCGAGGGCAACGTCGTTATAGAGCCGAAGTTTGAATGGGCACTGAGTTTCTCGGAAGGCTTGGCCGCTGTTGAGATCAACGATAAGTGGGGGTTTATTGACAAGACGGGGGAATTTGTCATTCCCCCTAAATTTCCTGTGGTCTATGGCGAGTATACCAATCCAGGACCGTTCAAGGACGGCAAGGCAACTATTACTACAGAGAATGGTTATGGGACAATCGACCGCACGGGGAAGTTCGTGGATGAGGCGGCGGAGTAG
- a CDS encoding ankyrin repeat domain-containing protein — MNQPNKLLFWMGILLLTTACGGGPEDARKELARMNISYSEAGFLERVKENDLVAVELFLGADMSPNTKNKDGLTALMSAARGGHTDMAKVLIDAGADADAKDGYGGTALMWAAAGGRTETAKFLIDAGADVNAAAEDGMTALISATGGGRTGTVKALIDAGADVDAAAEDLGTALTVAARNGRTGTAKILINAGADVNARDGHGRTTLMWAATGGRTEIVEALIDAGADVNAKHQNRTALFFASRQGHTEIENLLLEGGAEDLRND; from the coding sequence ATGAACCAGCCGAACAAACTGCTTTTTTGGATGGGCATCCTGCTATTAACAACCGCCTGCGGCGGGGGCCCGGAGGACGCCCGCAAGGAGCTGGCGCGGATGAATATCTCCTACAGCGAGGCCGGTTTTCTGGAACGGGTGAAGGAAAACGACCTGGTTGCAGTCGAGTTGTTTCTGGGTGCGGACATGAGCCCGAACACGAAGAACAAAGACGGCCTGACCGCGCTTATGTCCGCCGCAAGAGGGGGCCACACCGATATGGCAAAGGTCCTGATTGACGCGGGCGCGGACGCGGACGCGAAGGACGGATACGGCGGGACCGCCTTGATGTGGGCGGCGGCGGGGGGCCGCACCGAGACGGCGAAGTTCCTGATTGACGCGGGCGCGGACGTGAACGCGGCGGCCGAAGACGGTATGACCGCGCTGATTTCCGCTACGGGAGGGGGCCGCACCGGGACGGTGAAGGCCCTGATTGACGCTGGCGCGGACGTGGACGCGGCGGCCGAGGACCTCGGGACCGCACTGACGGTTGCGGCGCGGAACGGCCGCACCGGGACGGCGAAGATCCTCATCAACGCGGGCGCGGACGTGAACGCGAGGGACGGACACGGCAGGACCACCCTGATGTGGGCGGCAACGGGGGGCCGCACCGAGATTGTGGAGGCCCTGATCGACGCGGGCGCGGACGTGAACGCAAAACACCAGAATCGAACCGCTTTGTTTTTTGCCTCCAGGCAAGGCCATACGGAGATAGAAAATCTTCTGCTCGAAGGCGGAGCGGAGGACCTAAGAAATGATTAA
- the ndhC gene encoding NADH-quinone oxidoreductase subunit A, whose product MLKHYLPVAIVAVIATGAAAGMLILSWFLGPKRMTAEKAFPYESGMPLLDEQRKRHSVRFYLVAALFILFDIEVAFLFPWSLVFRDLGVGGFVEMLVFIGLLLAGFVYVWRRGALEWQ is encoded by the coding sequence ATGCTGAAACATTACCTTCCCGTGGCCATCGTGGCGGTCATCGCGACCGGAGCGGCGGCGGGGATGTTAATCCTCTCGTGGTTCCTCGGCCCGAAGCGCATGACGGCGGAGAAGGCCTTTCCCTACGAGAGCGGCATGCCCCTTCTCGACGAGCAGCGCAAGCGCCACTCCGTCCGCTTCTATCTCGTGGCGGCGCTCTTCATCCTCTTCGACATCGAGGTCGCGTTTCTCTTTCCGTGGTCGCTCGTGTTCCGGGACCTCGGCGTGGGCGGGTTCGTGGAGATGCTCGTCTTCATCGGGCTGCTCCTGGCGGGCTTCGTCTACGTATGGAGGCGGGGGGCCCTGGAGTGGCAGTAG
- a CDS encoding NADH-quinone oxidoreductase subunit B: MRATLDERAARDNILTTTIDALVSWCQKNSLWPMPMGLSCCAIEMMAMAASRYDLARFGAEAMRFTPRQCDLIIVAGTVTKKMAPAVEKIYRQMPDPKWVISMGVCATSGGMFNVYSVLQGIDLAIPVDVYIAGCPPRPESILYALMRIQEKVQKKGSPLRDILGRERPYPPEEVRADIDRQVDAAKKRREAAHMDRPEREFLPPPRA, translated from the coding sequence ATGCGGGCCACGCTGGACGAGCGGGCCGCACGCGACAACATCCTCACGACGACGATCGACGCGCTCGTCAGCTGGTGCCAGAAGAATTCCCTCTGGCCGATGCCCATGGGCCTCTCGTGCTGCGCCATCGAGATGATGGCGATGGCCGCCTCCCGCTACGACCTGGCGCGCTTCGGCGCCGAGGCCATGCGCTTCACCCCGCGCCAGTGCGACCTGATTATCGTGGCGGGCACCGTGACGAAGAAGATGGCCCCCGCGGTCGAGAAGATCTACCGCCAGATGCCCGACCCGAAGTGGGTCATCTCGATGGGCGTCTGCGCCACCTCGGGCGGCATGTTCAACGTCTACAGCGTGCTCCAGGGCATCGACCTGGCCATCCCCGTGGACGTCTACATCGCGGGATGCCCCCCGCGGCCCGAGAGCATCCTTTACGCCCTCATGAGGATCCAGGAAAAGGTTCAGAAGAAGGGGAGCCCCCTGCGCGATATCCTCGGCAGGGAGAGGCCGTATCCGCCGGAGGAGGTGCGGGCTGACATCGACCGCCAGGTCGACGCGGCCAAGAAACGCCGCGAGGCCGCGCACATGGACCGGCCGGAGAGGGAGTTCCTTCCGCCGCCGCGCGCATGA
- a CDS encoding bifunctional 3,4-dihydroxy-2-butanone-4-phosphate synthase/GTP cyclohydrolase II yields the protein MPFTSAEEAAQSLREGRMVILVDDEERENEGDLCIAAEHVTPEAINFMTRHGRGLICLAMTEKRLEELDLELMVDENTSPYGTAFCVSVDARSGTTTGISAADRARTIQAAVHPDTKPDDLVRPGHVFPLQAARGGVLRRAGQTEASVDLARLAGLRPAGVICEIMNEDGTMARMPQLEEFSERHGIPILTVQALIEHRIRNERFVQRISESELPTPNGKFRLFGYENELDKQIHLALVYGEVDKQSAALVRVHSECLTGEVFHSLRCDCREQLDLALRHIMDEGAGVLVYLRQEGRGIGLKHKLQAYALQDKGKDTVEANEALGFKPDQRDYGVGAQILSDLGLRKIRVLTNNPRKQVALKGFGLEIVKRLPLEAKPTGENIRYLRAKKNKLGHILSKV from the coding sequence ATGCCTTTCACCAGCGCTGAAGAAGCAGCTCAATCCCTTCGAGAAGGACGGATGGTCATTCTCGTGGACGACGAGGAGCGCGAGAACGAGGGTGACCTCTGCATCGCGGCGGAGCACGTGACGCCCGAAGCGATCAACTTCATGACCCGCCACGGGCGGGGGCTCATCTGCCTTGCCATGACGGAGAAGCGTCTGGAGGAGCTCGATCTCGAGCTCATGGTCGATGAAAACACGTCGCCTTACGGCACGGCCTTCTGCGTTTCGGTGGACGCCCGCTCGGGCACCACGACGGGTATCTCGGCCGCCGACCGCGCCCGCACCATTCAGGCGGCCGTCCATCCCGACACCAAGCCCGACGACCTGGTGCGCCCGGGCCACGTCTTTCCCCTTCAGGCGGCCCGGGGAGGCGTGCTCCGGCGTGCGGGCCAGACCGAGGCGTCGGTGGATCTGGCGCGCCTCGCGGGACTCCGCCCCGCGGGCGTCATCTGCGAGATTATGAACGAGGACGGCACCATGGCCCGCATGCCGCAGCTCGAGGAGTTCTCCGAGCGGCACGGCATTCCCATCCTCACGGTGCAGGCCCTCATCGAGCACCGCATCCGGAACGAGCGGTTCGTGCAGCGCATTTCCGAGTCCGAGCTTCCCACGCCCAACGGGAAGTTTCGGCTCTTCGGCTACGAGAACGAGCTCGACAAGCAGATTCACCTTGCCCTCGTGTACGGGGAGGTCGACAAGCAGAGCGCGGCGCTCGTGCGGGTGCACTCGGAATGCCTCACGGGGGAGGTGTTCCACTCGCTTCGCTGCGACTGCCGCGAGCAGCTCGACCTGGCGCTCAGGCACATCATGGACGAGGGGGCGGGCGTCCTGGTCTATCTTCGCCAGGAGGGGCGCGGCATCGGCCTCAAGCACAAGCTGCAGGCCTACGCCCTCCAGGACAAGGGCAAGGACACCGTCGAGGCCAACGAGGCGCTCGGGTTCAAGCCAGACCAGCGCGATTACGGCGTAGGGGCGCAAATCCTGAGCGACCTCGGCCTCCGCAAGATTCGCGTGCTTACGAACAACCCGCGCAAGCAGGTCGCGCTCAAGGGCTTCGGGCTCGAAATCGTCAAGCGGCTGCCGCTGGAGGCCAAGCCCACGGGCGAGAACATCCGCTACCTGCGGGCCAAGAAGAACAAGCTGGGCCACATCCTGTCGAAGGTGTAG